TTATGAACGAAATGGTAAGCCTAAGGAGGCTTTGGCCACTTTTAATGAGCTGCAGCTTAGTAAGATTGCCAAACCCGATGAAGTCACTCTGGTCAGTTCTCTGTCAGCCTGTGCTCAATTGGGGGCAATTGATTTGGGTGGGTGGATTCATGTGTACATAAAGAGGGAAGGGATAAATCTAAACGGTCATTTAATTACTTCTCTTATAGACATGTATGCTAAATGTGGTGCTTTGGAGAAAGCTCTTGAGGTGTTCTATGCAGTGGAGGAGAAAGATGTGTATGTTTGGAGTGCCATGATTGCTGGCTTGGGAATGCACGGCCGTGGGAAGGCGGCGATCGAACTGTTCTTCGAAATGCAGGAAGCTAAGGTGAAGCCGAACGATGTGACATTTACGAATCTACTGTGTGCCTGCAGCCATGCTGGATTAGTCGACGAGGGACGAGCACTTTTCCATGAAATGGAGCCAGTTTATGGGGTTGTGCCGGGAACGAAACACTACGCTTGTATGGTTGATATTCTCGGTCGTGCTGGGTTTCTTGAAGAAGCTATGGAGTTGATCAATGAAATGCCTACAACTCCAAGCGCCTCGGTTTGGGGTGCTTTGCTTGGTGCCTGCAGCCTCCATACGAATGTTGAGCTTGCAGAGTTAGCTAGTGACCAATTGCTCAAGTTGGAGCCTAGGAATCATGGTGCTATTGTACTTTTATCAAACGTATATGCCAAAACAGGTAGATGGGATAAGGTTTCTGAGTTGAGGAAACTAATGAGAGATTCTGAACTGAAAAAGGAACCAGGTTGTAGCTCGGTAGAAGTCAACGGCATTTTCCACGAGTTTCTAGTTGGCGATAATTCCCACCCGTTATCCCGGGACATCTACTCGAAGCTGGACGAGATTGCAGCGAAACTAAAATCAGTTGGGTACGAACCAAACAAATCCCATCTTCTCCAGCTGATCGAAGAGGACGATGTCAAGGAACATGCCTTGAGCCTTCACAGCGAGAAGTTAGCCATCGCGTTCGGGCTTATTAGTTTGGCTCCATCTCAACCAATTCGAGTTGTGAAAAATCTTCGAATTTGTGGAGACTGTCATGAAGTCGCCAAGCTCATATCTAGAGTTTACAACCGAGATATATTAGTGCAAGATCGATATCGATTCCATCATTTTCGAGACGGTCATTGCTCGTGTATGGATTATTGGTAAAAACAGCAAAAGAATGGATTTGTTGTAAACTGAGTATTCACAACTAACTAGGAAGGTATGATCTCTTAAATGAGTAGTAATTTGGAAACCTTTCTTATTCAATTATATTGTAGGTTCACTGTCCCGACTCCTCTTTTAGCACGctttatgtgagatctcacataggttggaaaggagaaccaaacattctttataaaggtgtagaaatcGTGAGGttaacggtgatacgtaacgagccgaaacggacaatatctattagcggttgCCTTGGGTAAACAGTATAAGGTGATTTGTAAAATCTCACATCAAATGAAGAGAGGAACACaacattcgttataagggtTTGAAAACTTCTCCGTACATGCTTTACATAttaacgcgttttaaaaggGTGAGATtccaatataattaaaatgtttaactATATTtcgtaaaaaataaaaataaaaatttaatattacaacacatatttttcaattttaaatattacaaaaatcataatttcaaataCACACTTACTCAAGGTAAGTAAACAATAAAGAAGCCAATAAAAAGCCCTAGTTCTGTCCAGTGACCTTTCCCTCACCTCTTCACTGTCCTCCATTTTTCTCCCTTCCAGGCCACCGTAGCGAGCCATAAGCATCTTCACCGGCCCACCCGACTCATCTTCTCCATCTCTGCTGCAAGTATTCTTTCGTCGAGGTCCACACTTAAATCACTCGTTGTTTGTTGAGTTTTCTCCTAACAATTTTATCCGGTAAGATCTTAGGGTTTAATGAccttagggttagggttttgttGTCTTTGTTTAAATCTGTTTCTCATTGTTCATTGGCTCTGCATATATTCCATTTCGATTTCGTTTAATTGACTGAGTAGTGTACTTCATTCTACAGCTAGGTCTCAGTTTTCATCATTTCCATGGCGGTAAGTTATTTCCTAGAGACTACATTTTGATCTTACTTTTCATTTCTCATTGAGTATGTTATCGTTCTTTTTCTGGTTacatgaattttgaaatttttaggTCGATAAACTTCTGAAAGATGAAGCGAGCGAAGAGAAGGGAGAGCGTGCTAGAATGgtaagtttttcaaattttgtttcataaacCCTTTTCCCGTTCTgatgtttaatttcttttgatcattttttataGGCATCATTCATTGGCGCTATGGCGATTGCTGATTTGGTTAAGACAACATTAGGACCAAAGGGGATGGTAAGTTCCACTCCTTTACTTTGAGTAGAGATTGAGAAACCACAAAATAAATCCACCCCTAATCGTTCAGTCCTACAGGGGAAGAAATATAAACTGACATCAACGTGACAATTTGTGGTCTTTATTTCTTATCTTTAGACTATTCCATGACTGCATATAATACCTTCCAGGATAAAATTCTCCAATCTACTGGCAGAGGACGGCAAGTCACTGTCACCAATGATGGTGCCACCATTTTAAAATCCCTCCATATCGATAACCCGGCTGCCAAAGTTCTTGTCGGTATCCTTTTTTTAGTGTTTAACGTGTTTATACTCGAAGAAATTTCTTCACTACTATAGTTGCACAAGGTCGTATAATTCTATTTATGGatgcttcatttattttacaCGAAGTTGTGCCCTTTTTATGGCTTTAAATGGAGAATCTTTAACTACAAGGTTAAGATATTTCAAAAGTTCAAGATGATGAAGTGGGTGACGGCACAACCTCAGTTGTTGTTTTGGCTGGAGAACTTTTAAAGGAAGCAGAAAAGTTGGTTGCTTCAAAGATTCACCCAATGACAATTATAGAAGGTTTGTTTCttactattttaatatttacattaCTATATAGACATTCAAGTATGAGTTGTATGCCGTGGCCGTGTTTTGCAAGGTGATAAcatgttattttgtttttctagtATAGGTAGGGATCCCGGTAGGATGGTAATTGGTGCCTTTATCTTTCAATAGCAATTCTAGTTTTGGATgcatgaaaagacataaatatTAAGCTTAAAGCCTGGACCATTgttctccttttttcttctcctcgtTGCATGAGTTGACCCACtctttctgtttttctctgtTCCATGATCAATCCCAATTAAATCTTCCCTGGGGACTTGCAGAAATAGGGTATTCCCGACCCTAATGGAAAAAGTAGGGTGGTTTTGCCGTccacatttttatttctatttttatgaAGTTTGAATTTGGAACTCCTTCCCTTTTGAAGATTGAATATTGTGTTGTATGCCCGTGTTATGCTATTGTACAAAAATCTCAGCATCATGTTGTCTTAATGGAATATCTCTCTAATGATTATGTCTCGTCtctatgtgtgtgtgtatgcATGCAGGACATCAcctcctttctctttctccccTTTTTCGTTCTGTGGAAAGTAGattgaatattttgttttttttttcctggtACTTTCTACCTTTTTGATGTGTATAAGTTGATAAAGCTTGTCATGGTTCATTTGAAACTTTCAGGTTACAGAATGGCTGCAGAATGTGCTCGTAATGCTTTACTAGGGAAAGTGGTGGATAATAAAGCAGATTTAGGTAATATGCCCATTTCTTCCTATCATTTTAACCTCTCCTTATCTTGCATGAGActgttaaatatatttttttacacaGAGACTATAAGTTTCAGATCTTTTATGATACTAAAACTGTGTAATCGGAAGTTGCGGTTGCCCTTTTTCAGAGAAATTTAAATCAGACTTGATGAAGATCGCAATGACTACTCTTTGTTCCAAAATTCTATCACAAGACAAAGAACATTTTGCTCAATTGGCAGTAGATGCTGTAATGAGGCTAAAGGTGAATGCTCATTCTTATCTATATGTTGGGCTTTGGGTTAAAATTATGTATGAACAAGTTTGATTGCAAGTTGAAATATCATGATGTTTATTGCTGCTATTTGATGGGTACTGTTCCTCATCGTAATAAATTCTATGTTCATGTGTGTGTCCGAGAGAGAGGGAAGgacattttaaataatgtgtATCTGTCTCCATGTTGTGTTGGTGTGTCTAATATTCCACACCTTTGGATGTGTgttctatttgatttttaccTTGTTACAATTGCAGGGGAGCACAAACTTAGAGTCGATTCAAATTATCAAGAAACCTGGAGGATCATTGAAGGATTCCTTTTTAGATGAAGGgtaggtttttgttttttgtatcATAACAAGTTTGAAGCTAATGCATATTTGTTGCATCTTGTGTTGCAAATTCTTAAGAAACCTGGAGGATCATTCGAAAACTATTTCATTAagtaatctaattttttaaatcgaCACAATTCAGGAATgttttttctgaaaaaatgCTCTTGTTATACAAGCATACTTGCTacatttagaaatatttttttgtcctctttggaaaGTTATTGATGTTTAAAATACGAGATTGTATTTTCTGAGCAGGTTTATTCTTGACAAGAAAATTGGTATTGGCCAACCGAAACGCATAGAGAATGCCAAAATTTTAGTGGCAAATACTGCTATGGACACTGACAAAGTTAAGATTTATGGTGCCCGAGTTCGTGTTGATTCAATGTCAAGAGTTGCTGAGATCGAGGGtgctgaaaaggaaaaaatgcgAGAGAAGgtaaagaagataattggtCATGGAATCAACTGCTTTGTTAATAGGCAGTTGATCTACAATTTCCCAGAGGAACTATTTGCAGATGCTGGAATACTCGCCATTGAGCATGCTGATTTTGATGGCATAGAGCGTCTGGCTTTAGTAACTGGTGGTGAAATTGCTTCAACTTTTGACAATCCCGAATCTGTGAAACTTGGATATTGCAAGTTGATTGAGGAGATTATGATTGGCGAGGACAAACTGATCCATTTTTCAGGTGTGGGAATGGGTCAGGCTTGTACAATTGTGCTGAGGGGTGCAaggtattttgaaaaaaccgatagattttatttctcattttaggGTGATTATTAGTGGTCATATTTACATTTACGTTCTTGTCTTGAAGCTGTTTCATTTGCAATGTTATATGTTTTGATGGTGCTATGTCGcgtttttgttctttgccAGCCATCACGTCCTTGATGAGGCTGAAAGGTCTCTGCACGATGCCTTGTGTGTATTGTCTCAGACGGTCAATGACAGCAGGGTCCTTCTTGGAGGCGGATGGCCCGAGATGATTATGTCAAAGAAAGTGGATGAGTTAGCTAGGAAGACCCCTGGGAAGAAATCGCATGCTATTGAAGCGTTTTCACGGGCTTTACAGGCTATTCCAACAATCATTGCTGATAATGCTGGGTTGGATAGTGCTGACTTGGTTGCACAGCTCCGGGCTGAGCATCACAAGGAAGATTGCAATGCAGGGATCGATGTCATATCTGGATCAGTAAGTTTTCAggaagatattattaaatttaggaATAATAATAGATCAATTGCTATAAAGTAACTGTTGCAGTAAGTACACATCGTATTCAGGAAGATGCAGTCCTTCATGATTTTCTTATTCCTCTCGCTTGTTCTGTTATTTAATTGATCGTTAGTAACACAaattttgagatctcacattggttggggaggagaatgaaacattctttataagggtgtggaaacctctccctagcaggcagacgcgttttaaaaaaaccttgaggggaagcccaaaaaagacaatatctactagcgatgggcttgtgccgttacaaatggtatcagatctcatatcggttggggaggagaacgaagcattctttacaagattgtggaaatctctccctagcagacgccttttaaaaaacattgagggcaagcccaaaaagaacaatatttgctagcagtgggcttgtgccgttacaaatgggtatcaaagccaggtaccgggcgatgtgccaatgaggagaCTAAGCctcaaaaggggtggacatgaggcggtgtgccaatgaggagaCTAAGCctcaaaaggggtggacatgaggcggtgtgccagcaaggacactaggccctgaagggggagAGTGGGTTGGAGGGtcccatattgattggagaagggaacaaatgTCAGCAAGAATGCTGGGTTCTGAAGGgtagtggattgtgagattgtgagattgaggaaaacaaaacattctttataagggtggaaaacacaaagatgacaatatctagctgtgggcttgggccattacaataGGGCTGCTtacttaaaatttatcaatagATTGTCGTCATTACCTCTGATTTTGTCTCATAATATCGacaattctctctctaaccCCTACTGTGATTATCATATATGACAGGTTGGAGATATGGCAGAACTTGGCATTTCAGAATCATTCAAAGTCAAGCAAGCCATATTGCTTTCTGCAACGGAGGCAGCTGAGATGATTCTTAGAGTGGATGAAATCATCACCTGTGCCCCTCGGAGGAGAGAAGATAGAATGTAAAACAGTGTATGGTTGTGGGTGGTAATGACATCTTCTGTAAGCACTATCTTATCTCATGCCATATTTACTATTATTGCCATCACTGCTCTGTTGTGAATGTTATATGTAAGGTTGGATTTTGTAGGGGGAGGTTTCATTTTCTAGCAAGAACTTTGGATTTTTCGTTTACTGCCGAGTTTTTCGATCAGTCGGTGTATTTCCATTCACTCATCAGCTAACAAGAGGGGATGCTGCAAAGTTCAGTTCATGAGACTGCGGCGGAGTGGAGCACTCTGCCACAAAATGAATTGCCTTACCTTTGTTGGATCTTGCTGGTGCCACCCGAACGTGTTATATTTTGGGTTTGGCTAACTTATCCTTGAGTTCTTACCGCTCTATGTTCTTCGTCGATGCATGTTTATGCTGGTGTTCAAGAATTATCTCGgattctgaattttttttgaaaaaaaggtttaa
This genomic interval from Cucurbita pepo subsp. pepo cultivar mu-cu-16 chromosome LG20, ASM280686v2, whole genome shotgun sequence contains the following:
- the LOC111782634 gene encoding pentatricopeptide repeat-containing protein At2g29760, chloroplastic gives rise to the protein MEALSAPLVSLPNRSIADNNLHFRNHQILSTIDQCSSGKQLKQVHAQMLRTGLFFDPFSASKLIAASALKSSSTLEYARDVFDQIPHPNLYTWNTLIRAYASSPDPFQSFVIFLALLDECDDFPNNFTFPFVIKAASELKASRVGRAAHGMAIKLSLGMDQYILNSLVRFYGACGDLNMAERLFEGISCKDVVSWNSMISAFAQGNSPEDALELFLKMEGANVMPNSVTMVGVLSACGKKLDLEFGRWVCSYIERKEISVDLTLCNAMLDMYTKCGSIGDAEKLFDEMPERDVFSWTTMLDGYAKMGDFNAARKVFDEMPVKEIAAWNALISAYERNGKPKEALATFNELQLSKIAKPDEVTLVSSLSACAQLGAIDLGGWIHVYIKREGINLNGHLITSLIDMYAKCGALEKALEVFYAVEEKDVYVWSAMIAGLGMHGRGKAAIELFFEMQEAKVKPNDVTFTNLLCACSHAGLVDEGRALFHEMEPVYGVVPGTKHYACMVDILGRAGFLEEAMELINEMPTTPSASVWGALLGACSLHTNVELAELASDQLLKLEPRNHGAIVLLSNVYAKTGRWDKVSELRKLMRDSELKKEPGCSSVEVNGIFHEFLVGDNSHPLSRDIYSKLDEIAAKLKSVGYEPNKSHLLQLIEEDDVKEHALSLHSEKLAIAFGLISLAPSQPIRVVKNLRICGDCHEVAKLISRVYNRDILVQDRYRFHHFRDGHCSCMDYW
- the LOC111783082 gene encoding T-complex protein 1 subunit beta-like, which encodes MAVDKLLKDEASEEKGERARMASFIGAMAIADLVKTTLGPKGMDKILQSTGRGRQVTVTNDGATILKSLHIDNPAAKVLVDISKVQDDEVGDGTTSVVVLAGELLKEAEKLVASKIHPMTIIEGYRMAAECARNALLGKVVDNKADLEKFKSDLMKIAMTTLCSKILSQDKEHFAQLAVDAVMRLKGSTNLESIQIIKKPGGSLKDSFLDEGFILDKKIGIGQPKRIENAKILVANTAMDTDKVKIYGARVRVDSMSRVAEIEGAEKEKMREKVKKIIGHGINCFVNRQLIYNFPEELFADAGILAIEHADFDGIERLALVTGGEIASTFDNPESVKLGYCKLIEEIMIGEDKLIHFSGVGMGQACTIVLRGASHHVLDEAERSLHDALCVLSQTVNDSRVLLGGGWPEMIMSKKVDELARKTPGKKSHAIEAFSRALQAIPTIIADNAGLDSADLVAQLRAEHHKEDCNAGIDVISGSVGDMAELGISESFKVKQAILLSATEAAEMILRVDEIITCAPRRREDRM